In Gammaproteobacteria bacterium, the genomic stretch AACTCATCGCGCGTACCCTGCACGAGAACAGTCCGCGCAGCGCCAAGCCGTATGTGGCCATCAACACGGCGGCCATCCCCGACGAATTGCTGGAGTCCGAGCTGTTCGGTCACGAGCGTGGCGCCTTTACCGGCGCCCATGCACAGCGCCTCGGTCGTTTCGAACAGGCCGAAGGGGGAACGCTGTTTCTCGATGAAATCGGCGACATGCCACTGGGCATGCAGACGCGCCTGTTGCGGGTATTGTCGGAGCGCGAATTCTTCCGGGTGGGCGGACATCGACCCATTCGCAGCGATGTGCGGGTCATAGCAGCAACCCACCAGGATCTCGATGCGCTGGCAAAAGCCGGTCGTTTCCGGGAAGACCTATATCATCGACTCAATGTGGTACAGCTGTCCGCGCCACCCTTGCGCGAGCGCACGAGCGACATTCCGGCCCTCGCTGCCCATTTCCTCCTCGAAGCGGCCGAGGAGATGCAGACCGATGCCAAGCAGTTCGACAAGGGCGCCCTGGCACTGCTGCAGCAACGGCCGTGGCCCGGCAATGTCCGCGAGTTGCGGAACTTCTGTCGACGCATGACCGCGCTTGCCCCGACCCAGCTGATCAGCCGGGAAGACGTGCTTGAAAACACCCTCGGCAGCTCGCCGAGCAGCGACACAGACAGCGCGCTCGCCAGCTGGCTCGACGAAATCTTCGAAAAGGAATCGGGGGGCGTCGCCGGCCTGGCCATACAGGAAATCGAGCAATTGCTGATTCGGCGTGCCCTGGCGGAAAGCCAGGGCCACAAGCAGCAGGCTGCCCGCCGGCTGGGGTGGGGCAGGAACACACTGACCCGCAAGATGCAGGAATACGGGATCGACAGCTAGCCGTAGCGCCTGCGAGCCGCTATCGAACGATCTCGGTCCGGTCGATGAAGCCATCCTCGGTGGTGTAGATGCCGAAGAAGGTAGCCGTTCCGACCGGCAGCTCCAGGCCCGTGCCGTTCCAGTCGAACTCCAGCCAGGATGGCACCGAACCAGTGACGTCCACGCTGCCGTCGTTCCCGGTTCCCGGTGCGCTGAGGGTCAGGCTGCCCGCGCCGGCGGCAAAGCTGATGCCCGTGATGCTGGTCTCGCCAGCAGCCAGGTTGCTGGTGTAATTGCCCAGGCTGAAGTCGCCGACCACGGGCGTGTAACAGCTGTGGTCCGGATTGGTATCCCAGCCGTTCGCCCCGCCGATATCCTGGTAGTGCTGCACTCGCAGGCGCATCTGCGCATCGGTCGTCGTTGCCGTGGCCGTATCGGCAATGTAGAAGCGACCACTTCGCACCTCGGTGCCTTCCTCAAGCTGTCCCGCCGAAGTGACACCATCGGTATCGGTCGCGCGCAGCAGGATGCTGGCGGGCAGGGTGGTGCTGGAGGTAAAGGTGAAACTCACACCGGTGTCGGCCGGATTTATCTCGCTCGATTCCAGCAAGGCGATGCCCCGGGTGAAGTCCGCAGGAACCAGGCTGCTCGGTGACAGGCTGCCCGCCGCGCCGGTGGTTTCCACAAGACTGGTGGTCTTGGCAAACACCGGCGACTGGCCGCCATCGTAGTAATCCGTCACCAGGCCGACGCCGCGGTTGGCATACGCCGTGACCTGCGTTCCGCCGATCTCCTGGCCGGAATAGGTGGTCCCGCTACTGGCATCGCAACCATGGGTCGGAACGGTGACCTGGAAATAGCCCGGCACGAAGCGTCCTGCCGGGCCGGTGGCACCCCAGACATCCTCGCCGCCCAGGTAACTGTTGCCGTCGACATTGGCCAGCACTTCGTAGATGCCGACATCGTCGATGAAAATGGCATCCCTTGAAGTACTGCCTGAACTGAAGCCGCTGACCGTCGTCGTGCCGGCCAGGCCGGGCTCGCCGATGCCCGGATCGACCGCGGGCTGCCACAGGCTGGCAGACAGGCGCACCACTGCCGGGACAGTCTCCTGGCCGAAATTGACCGTCGATGCGTTGTCCGACAGGTCGGCTGTCGACGTTGTCGGATCACCATCGCTGTACGCATCGGGAATGCCGTCGACATCGGTATCGTCGGCAGCTTGCCAGGCCACGGCGCGTATCGTTGCCCGCAACTCGTCGCCTGCCGCTGCAAAGATGCTGCCCGCATTGCCGGTTGCGGCCGGGTTGGCCGTGCCGCCAGCCGTGGCGATGCCGGTTTCGAAGCCGAACGGGCGAACGATGAAAGTCGATGCGCCTGTCAGCACTTCGCCCGACGGGCTCGTGGGGTTGTAGTGCACGTGCAGGGTCAGCAGCCCGGCATCCGGGTATTCGAATACATACTCGGCAGTGGAGTCGGTGTTATCGCCGAAGTCGAGCGGCACGGCCTGGTAGCTCAGCGCCTGCCCGTCGTCGACACTGGGAATGGACGTGCCGTTGATGGTTGCCTGCACGCCGCCGCAACTGGTCGGATCATCGCATTCCAGCGCGAAATCGATATTCTCGGGACCGACGAACAGGGCTTCGCAGGCGCCGGTGTTGGTATTGGTGTTGATGGCTTCCACTTCCATCACGGTCGCGCCATAGCCCTCGTTCGAGGCCTTGCCGGCAATCTGGTTCGGAATCTGGCCGATGACGCCATTCGAACGGAAGCCGAAACCGCTGCGCGCATAGGCCAGCAAGGGATTCTCTGCCGGGTCGGGACTGGCAACACCGTCGCTTGCCGTGATGGTGATGGTTTCCACGAACGTGTCGGCCAGCAGCAAGGTGACGGAACCGAGGTCGTCCGCGGCAAACGCGTAGCTGCCACTGCCATTGCCGGTGTTGGTCAGCGTACCGTTCTGAGTGCCGTTGGTGGACCAGTCACCATTGTTGCTGGAGGTCGACAGGTTGATCGTCGACACGTAGGTATCGAGCACCGTGTGGTCGGCATTGTGCGCGACGATGGTGATGGCTTCCGGCTGGCAATTGACGGCGCTGCCGTCATGAATGATCGCAAAGTGGTCGGCTTGCGGCGCACTGGGATCGGTGTTCGGTTGGCCCTCCGACGGTGCGTCGCCGTTGTTCCCCCAGTTGCCGGTGCCGTCCGGGCTGGTGCGGGCAAAATCCTTTTCGTTCGGGTCCCGCTCGTCGAAACAGGTTCCACAACCGCTCGGCACGTCCCAGTAGAAATCCGTTGCTGTGCAGATTCCCGACTGGTTGGACCAGCGAATGTAGTCGATCACATCGCCGTTCTCGTCGAGCAGGATGGCCTCGCCTTCCTCGGCCTTCACCTTGTTGAAGTTGTAATAGATCCAGGTGTTGGCGTCATAGAGGTTGATATCGTCCGGCTCGCCGACGGTCTGGGTCAGCGACTTCCAGGAGCCATCCCCATCACCCACGTTGAAGCATTCGATCGATACGCCGTCGTCAGAAACGCACATCTGCCAGCCGGTGGTATCAGTGCCGTCCTGCAGGACCTTGAACTCGACATAGTCGACTGTCGGCTGCACCGAGCCGCCTTTCGATTTGATCTCGTTGACGTTCGCCAGGTCGACATCGGGCGAGCATGACATCGGTGTCGGCACGCCACCGCCACTGCCAGGCTGGCCCGCATGCACGGAAAAGGAAGCAAGCAATGCCAGCAGCAGGCCAGCGCGCATTTCGGATTTCAACATGCTTCCACCTCCCTCGGTGATCGGCTGTTCCCAGCCGACTGGTGACTACAAGGGCCCGCTCGGGCTGACCACGGCTTGCAGTTCGCGCCGTGCGTAGTTCAGCGAACCCTCGGTACCCGTGGTCGCGATAGCCGTGATGACATAGACACGCACATCCGTTGGCGGATTGCCATCGCGGTGCACGCTGCTCGTGCAGGTCACGGTCACGGATTCGTTGTCGAAACCGCCCGCCGCCAGCGTAAAGCCGCCGTTGCAGGGGTCGGGCGCGACACCCACGCCGCCATTGACCACGGCCTGGTGGATCCCCCACTCGAGGCCGGCACGGGCAGCATGGTAGGCGCGGCTTGTTGCCAGTGCGGCCACGCCGGTCTGCTGGGCGCTGGAAGAGACGACCACCAGGAACCCGCCCAGCACCGCCAGCAGCAGGATGATGAAGATCACTGCGATGATCGAAAAGCCTCGTTGCCGGCGCGCTCGGTTCATCATGATTCAGACCGCATTCGGGATGTGAACCTGATGCTGCAAGGTGACGCTTTCGCCACCCCGCGTGACCGTCAGGATCATGGTAAGGACGCCCGGGCGCAGCGAGCTGCCCGGATCGTAATTGAAACTGCAGGCTGTCACGTCGTCGGTCTCCAGGCTGCCGCCGGCAATCGTCGCGCTTGCCGGTTCTGGCGTTGCATAGCCCTGCAAGCGATACAGGCCGGTGCCCGAGCAGCCATACGCAATGTAATCACCAATCACGAATATCCGGTGTGATGGCGTGGACAGCAGGAACGGAAACGTGCCGGCTGTCGTGACCTGGTGTTCGGTGTAGGTACTGCCGGCCACGGAATAGGTTTCGCTGGCAACGGTAAATGCGCTGTTGCTGACCACCGAGTCGCCGGCATACACATCGAAACCCGGCGAACCCAGGTTGAAGACCACCAATCGTTCGGTGGTGGAGGAGAACGCGCCCAGCCGCTCGAATGATCCCACCAGGTTGAAAGAGGTGTCATTGCCGTTGAATGCCAGCTTGCGTGCCGCACCACCGCCATTCTCGCGATAGCGGCCGACATCGAGAACTTCGATCATCTCCACTGCCGTCCCGCCGTTGATCAGGCGCACGCTGTAGGGCAGGGAATTGCGAGCGTCCCTGGCCAGCCGTCGCATGGCCGCATCGGTGGAATACACGAGCTCGGCGCGATCACTGGTGTCGAAATAGGATTTGACCGGTGCATACAGCAGTGGCCCGACCACGACCGCCAGGATGCCGATGACCACAATGGCGATCAGCAGTTCCAGCAGGGTGAAGCCGCGGGTTGGCATGA encodes the following:
- the ntrC gene encoding nitrogen regulation protein NR(I), producing the protein MTDKTVWIVDDDESIRWVVERALDRAGLKTRTFASGERLLDSLSPDDSPDLLITDLRMPGISGHELMQRLPAQVSGLPVIVITAHGDLDATLRAYQSGALEMLPKPFDVAELVEISKRLLADSAASPALPERGKPADTLLIGDAPKMQSLYRIIGRLSRAAMPVLITGESGTGKELIARTLHENSPRSAKPYVAINTAAIPDELLESELFGHERGAFTGAHAQRLGRFEQAEGGTLFLDEIGDMPLGMQTRLLRVLSEREFFRVGGHRPIRSDVRVIAATHQDLDALAKAGRFREDLYHRLNVVQLSAPPLRERTSDIPALAAHFLLEAAEEMQTDAKQFDKGALALLQQRPWPGNVRELRNFCRRMTALAPTQLISREDVLENTLGSSPSSDTDSALASWLDEIFEKESGGVAGLAIQEIEQLLIRRALAESQGHKQQAARRLGWGRNTLTRKMQEYGIDS
- a CDS encoding DUF6701 domain-containing protein, with product MLKSEMRAGLLLALLASFSVHAGQPGSGGGVPTPMSCSPDVDLANVNEIKSKGGSVQPTVDYVEFKVLQDGTDTTGWQMCVSDDGVSIECFNVGDGDGSWKSLTQTVGEPDDINLYDANTWIYYNFNKVKAEEGEAILLDENGDVIDYIRWSNQSGICTATDFYWDVPSGCGTCFDERDPNEKDFARTSPDGTGNWGNNGDAPSEGQPNTDPSAPQADHFAIIHDGSAVNCQPEAITIVAHNADHTVLDTYVSTINLSTSSNNGDWSTNGTQNGTLTNTGNGSGSYAFAADDLGSVTLLLADTFVETITITASDGVASPDPAENPLLAYARSGFGFRSNGVIGQIPNQIAGKASNEGYGATVMEVEAINTNTNTGACEALFVGPENIDFALECDDPTSCGGVQATINGTSIPSVDDGQALSYQAVPLDFGDNTDSTAEYVFEYPDAGLLTLHVHYNPTSPSGEVLTGASTFIVRPFGFETGIATAGGTANPAATGNAGSIFAAAGDELRATIRAVAWQAADDTDVDGIPDAYSDGDPTTSTADLSDNASTVNFGQETVPAVVRLSASLWQPAVDPGIGEPGLAGTTTVSGFSSGSTSRDAIFIDDVGIYEVLANVDGNSYLGGEDVWGATGPAGRFVPGYFQVTVPTHGCDASSGTTYSGQEIGGTQVTAYANRGVGLVTDYYDGGQSPVFAKTTSLVETTGAAGSLSPSSLVPADFTRGIALLESSEINPADTGVSFTFTSSTTLPASILLRATDTDGVTSAGQLEEGTEVRSGRFYIADTATATTTDAQMRLRVQHYQDIGGANGWDTNPDHSCYTPVVGDFSLGNYTSNLAAGETSITGISFAAGAGSLTLSAPGTGNDGSVDVTGSVPSWLEFDWNGTGLELPVGTATFFGIYTTEDGFIDRTEIVR
- a CDS encoding pilus assembly protein MshP; its protein translation is MMNRARRQRGFSIIAVIFIILLLAVLGGFLVVVSSSAQQTGVAALATSRAYHAARAGLEWGIHQAVVNGGVGVAPDPCNGGFTLAAGGFDNESVTVTCTSSVHRDGNPPTDVRVYVITAIATTGTEGSLNYARRELQAVVSPSGPL
- a CDS encoding type II secretion system protein produces the protein MGRFMPTRGFTLLELLIAIVVIGILAVVVGPLLYAPVKSYFDTSDRAELVYSTDAAMRRLARDARNSLPYSVRLINGGTAVEMIEVLDVGRYRENGGGAARKLAFNGNDTSFNLVGSFERLGAFSSTTERLVVFNLGSPGFDVYAGDSVVSNSAFTVASETYSVAGSTYTEHQVTTAGTFPFLLSTPSHRIFVIGDYIAYGCSGTGLYRLQGYATPEPASATIAGGSLETDDVTACSFNYDPGSSLRPGVLTMILTVTRGGESVTLQHQVHIPNAV